The Candidatus Methanoperedens sp. nucleotide sequence CAGCGGTGACATAGCAGAAATAGCTATCAATATGTCTGCAGGCGCCCTGACTTATGAAAGCTGATTAGGAAATGAATAATGACATTTTGGCCTATCTTTTTAAGAATCTGAAGATTTTATATTAATTTCTCAGTAAGCAATAAATACATATAGTTTAATTATGATTATTATAATAATAAACTCGCAGGAGGAAATGTATTGTTCACGATGGGTTTTATTGACACTTTCATAGAGATATACAATGCCGGGGCGGCTTTCATCATAATCTTCCTGATAGGGCAGATACTTTTCATGATGCGCAAAGTGGATAAGGATCTCTTGAAGGCCAGGCTATTTTTAAACGGATCGGTGATGGAGCGTACTTGGATGTATATATCGATCGCAGGGGCATCGTTCGCTCTCAATACCCTTGTCAAATTCACTTTTATCCTCACAAATTTGGGTGATTCACTAAAAGAATTCTACCTGGTTGAATTGACCCAGGTCATCTTCCTGATAGCCTTCATACTTGCTGTGCATAACTGGTACATATTCATTGGAAGCTTTGTGAACCAGAAAGAGGGGTCAGCAGAATCGAGCAAATGGAAAAAAATATTCATTTAATTATCCCTTCGTAAGGCAGTAAGTGCAGGAATCACTGTACGACTATCTCGCATGGGGCCTCATTTTTTCCCCGATCTCTCAAGATAATCCTTTATTGCTGCATGCAATCCATCTGCTGCAAGGTTTGAGCAGTGCATCTTGATCGGTGGAAGGCCATCAAGCGCGTCTGCTACATCATTACGTGATATTTTGAGCCCCTCCTCAAGGGTCTTTCCTTTTGCCATTTCGGTGATCATGCTGCTCGTCGCGATAGCGGCGCCGCAGCCGAAGGTCTTGAATTTGACATCCTCAAGCCTGTTGTCTTTCACTTTGATGTAGATCCACATGAGGTCACCACAAACCGGGTTTCCCACCTTGCCGATGCCATCCGCATCTTTTATTTCGCCCACGTTTCTCGGGTTGGCAAAATGTTCCATCACTTTTTCGCTGTATCCGTCCGTCATATGTTACCTCGCCAGCGGCGATATCATTCTGAGCTTATTGACAATATCAGGCAGTGTTGAAACCACATAATCCACGTCTTCCTGCGTGTTGCCAAGCCCGAGGGTCAACCTGAGAGAACCGTGCGCTTCCTCTGGTTTCAATCCAATCGCCATGAGAACATGCGACGGCTCAAGCGATGTGGAGGAGCAGGCAGAACCCGTGGATGCTGCAACTCCTTTCATATCAAGGTTCAGTATCATTGACTCACCTTCGATATAGCTGAACCTGAAATTCGCATTATTGGGAAGGCGTTTTGTGGGATGTCCGTTAAGATATGATTCTTTGATATCAAGAATTCCCTTGATGAGAGAATCCCTGAGGATTGCTAATTTTTGCTCTTGAGGAAGGCGTTCCTTTGCAAGCTCTGCTGCTTTCCCGAATCCAACGATCCCCGGGACATTTTCTGTGCTTGAGCGTATGTTTCTCTCATGCCCTCCGCCATGCAGTAGCGGCTCCACCACAGTCCCCTTCCTGATGTAAAGGGCACCTACACCTTTTGGTCCGTATATCTTATGCGCGCTCATTGATAACAGGTTTACACCGAGTGCGTCCACATTGACAGGGAGCTTTCCCGCCGTCTGTACCGCATCAGTATGAAATGGAATATTCTTTTCTTTTGCTATTTTCCCGATCTCTTCGATGGGCTGGATAGTCCCTATCTCGTTGTTAGCGTGCATTATCGTTATAAGTATGGTCTTTGTTGTTATCGCTTTCTCAACATCCAGAGGTTCCACCAATCCTTCCTTGCTCACCGGAAGATAGGTTACTTTGAATCCCTGAGCTTCAAGATATTTGCACGTGTTGAGAACTGCATGGTGCTCGATACAACTTGTGATTATATGGTCTCCTTTCTTCCTGTTCTTATAGGCAAACCCCTTAATGGCGAGATTATCGGATTCGGTGCCGCTGCCTGTGAATATTATCTCCTCTTTTTTGGCCCCTACCAGGTCCGCGACTTTTTGCCTCGCCTCTTCAATGGCCTTTCTTGCCTGTCTTCCTACTGTATAAAGGCTTGAAGGGTTGCCGAATTTTTCGGAAAAATAAGGAAACATTGCTTCTGTGACAGCTGGATCAGCCGCAGTCGTTGCACTGTGGTCCATATACACTTGACGGGTCATAGTCAATTGTTATGTCGCGTTACCAGAATATACTTAACGATAGCGTCATGCATACATAAAATATAAATGCTATGTCCAAGTATTAAGCCTGCCCAGAATCAGGGCCGCGCCGGATATTTCCGGGGCTAAAGCCACAGGAGGATACGATGGCTAAAAAGGAAGAACCAAAAGAAGTAAAAGAAACAGCAAAGGAAGCCCCTAAGAAAGAGGCTCCCAAGAAAGAAGCGCCGCAAGAGGCAAAGAAAGAAAAGAAAGAAGAGAAGAAATTCGAAGGAAAAGGGGAAGGGAAAGAACACCCAAAGAAAGAGCGCAAAGGTGCCCCAAAAGAGGGGAAAAAGGAAGCACCAAAGGCCAAAGAAGCCGGGCCTGAGATAAGACACATTGTCCGCATAGCCGATGCTGATCTTGAAGGGAGAAGAAGCGTCCAATACGCCCTCACTGGAATAAAGGGTATAAGCAGACGTCTCGCAAAGGTGGTCTCAACCAATGCGGGTCTTGATCCCATGGCTACGCTGGGATACCTTAATGATGCTGATATCGAAAGATTACAATTATCTGTGGATAAGATCCCTACCGTTATCCCGTACTGGATGATGAATAAGCAGAACGACTACATGACAGGCGAAGACAGGCATGTCATAGGAATAGACGTAATGATGAGCCTCAATGAAGACTTGAACCTCATGAAGAAGATGCGATCCTATAAAGGTGTCAGGCATGAAAAAGGTCTCAGAGTCAGGGGCCAGCGCACCAGGTCGACAGGTCGCAAGGGCAGGGTAGTAGGAGTCACGCGTGCAGCCATCGCAGCAACCAAGGCAGCGGCCAAGGAAGGAGAAAAAACAGAAGAAAAGAAGGGTGGTAAATAATGGGATACCCAGGGAAAAACCGGAAAACATACGAAACGCCAAAACATCCCTGGCAGGCTACCAGGATGGCTTCAGAGGTCGAACTCGTAAAGAGATACGGTCTTCGAAATAAAAAAGAGGTGTGGAAGGCGCACAGCGGTCTTAAGAAATACAGGGAACTGGCAAGAAAGCTCCTGGCTGAAAGCACAAAAGGTAAGCTCTCGGGTCATGTGAAAACAGATTCAGATAATATATTGAACAGGCTGAAACGATATTCTCTTTTAAAAACCGACGGCGTGCTTGACGACATACTCTCGCTTGATGTAACCAATTTCCTTGAGAGGCGTCTTCAGACCCAGGTACATAAGCAGGGACTTGCTAACACCATAAAACAGGCGCGTCAATTCATAGTGCACGGACATATCTCGGTCGGTGGCAAAAAAGTCACTGTTCCGGGTTATATTGTTTCTGCTGAAGAGGAATTGCGGCTGGATTATTATGGAAATTCGCCATTATCGGGTGAATCACATCCATCAAGACCCACACAGGTGGCAAGAGCAATCGTGAAAGAACAGGCTGCACCCCCGCAGGAGAATATCGGAACTAAGAATGAGCCCAGGATGGAGGTCTAACAATGGCAACAGAAAAATGGGGCGTAGCCCATATATATTCATCATTTAATAATACCCTGATTACGGTCACTGATTTAACAGGGGCAGAAACCATCGCGAAAATAAGCGGAGGCATGGTCACAAAAGCAGCGAGGGAAGAGAGCTCTCCATATACTGCCATGCAAATGGCCACCCAGATCGCTGATAAAATAAGGGATAAAGGAGTCACCGGCATCCATATAAAAGTAAGAGCACCCGGGGGCAATATGCAACGAAGCCCGGGACCTGGAGCTCAGGCAGCTATCAGGGCATTTGCGCGTGCCGGGATTAAGATTGGGCGCATCGAGGATGTTACGCCGATACCCCACGATGGCACGAAAGCTAAAAAGGGAAGGCGAGTATAATAATGGATATAGACATCATAGAATTATCAGAACGAAAGGCGAGATTTGTTCTATCCGGGGTTTCTGCTTCAATCGCCAATGCATTGAGAAGGAGCATCCTTTCGGAGGTCCCGGTACTGGCAATAGATGACGTGAATATCTATGATAACACATCTGTTCTTTTTGATGAGCAGCTTACTTTGAGATTGGGTCTCATACCCTTAAAGGCAGATACCAAGAATTATTCCTTCCCGGAGGAATGCAGCTGCAAGGGGCAGGGTTGCCCAATCTGCCAGGTCTCATTGACGCTCAGCGCCGAGGGTCCGAAGGTCGTTTATGCCGGCGACATGGTCTCAACAGACCCGGGGGTCCGACCTGCAGATACTACTATACCCATCGTTGAACTCAAGGAAAAGCACAAGGTCGTGGTCGAGGCGATAGCAAGGCTCGGAACAGGCAGAAAGCACGTGAAATGGCAGGCAGGAATTGCAAGCGGATATAAGAACATGCCTGTGGTAACTATAGGCGATTGCGATGGATGCGGTAAATGCATCGAAGCATGCCCGCGGGATATCTTGAAATTGAACGGTGAAAAGGTCAAGGTCACGGACATAATAGAATGTTCGATGTGCAAGCTATGCGAAAAAGCCTGTGATGCGAATGCAATTAAAGTGAGCTACGACCCTGAATCCTTTGTGATGACATTTGAAACGAGCGGTTCTACTGCAGCAGTTGAACTTGTTATCGATGCCGCCGAGAGTATAAAGAAAAGAGCAGGACAATTAGGCGAGATACTTGACACGCTCTGATTATCGCCTATAATTTTTAACAATTGCAAAAATATATCACCGGGATAAGCTATAGAGGGATATCGATTTGCGGAGGTTGCCCAGACCGGTCAAAGGCGCCAGCTTGAGGGTTATGCTCGAAGCATGGCACAAGATTTAAGTCTGGGTATCACGAAAATAGCATAAAAAAAGATGTAACTTAACAGATATAAACCTTGCGCAAAAGATAGCGCAAACATATATGCGAGGGTTGCCCAGACCGGTCAAAGGCGATAGCTTGAGGGGCTATTTCCGTAGGGATTCATGGGTTCAAATCCCATCCCTCGCACCAATTATCCTATTTTAGTCCGGCATCTCATGAGGATACACATTTATTACTATCATTTTTAAAAAGGGGTAGGGCGCCCCTGTCAGAACGACAGCAGTAAATTCGGTAACTCATAAAGCCGCAACTGCAGATCACCTGGCAACCCAGGCTATCCAAGTCACAGCGGCGCCCTCTCAACAATCACACAAAGAAGACCTTTGCAAAGGCAATGAGGCGAAGATTTCAGTTCACAGCGATCGACGAGGCGCATAAGATCAAGGCAAAGGATAGCGAGCAGGC carries:
- the nifU gene encoding Fe-S cluster assembly scaffold protein NifU, with the protein product MTDGYSEKVMEHFANPRNVGEIKDADGIGKVGNPVCGDLMWIYIKVKDNRLEDVKFKTFGCGAAIATSSMITEMAKGKTLEEGLKISRNDVADALDGLPPIKMHCSNLAADGLHAAIKDYLERSGKK
- the nifS gene encoding cysteine desulfurase NifS, with product MTRQVYMDHSATTAADPAVTEAMFPYFSEKFGNPSSLYTVGRQARKAIEEARQKVADLVGAKKEEIIFTGSGTESDNLAIKGFAYKNRKKGDHIITSCIEHHAVLNTCKYLEAQGFKVTYLPVSKEGLVEPLDVEKAITTKTILITIMHANNEIGTIQPIEEIGKIAKEKNIPFHTDAVQTAGKLPVNVDALGVNLLSMSAHKIYGPKGVGALYIRKGTVVEPLLHGGGHERNIRSSTENVPGIVGFGKAAELAKERLPQEQKLAILRDSLIKGILDIKESYLNGHPTKRLPNNANFRFSYIEGESMILNLDMKGVAASTGSACSSTSLEPSHVLMAIGLKPEEAHGSLRLTLGLGNTQEDVDYVVSTLPDIVNKLRMISPLAR
- a CDS encoding 30S ribosomal protein S13, whose protein sequence is MRHIVRIADADLEGRRSVQYALTGIKGISRRLAKVVSTNAGLDPMATLGYLNDADIERLQLSVDKIPTVIPYWMMNKQNDYMTGEDRHVIGIDVMMSLNEDLNLMKKMRSYKGVRHEKGLRVRGQRTRSTGRKGRVVGVTRAAIAATKAAAKEGEKTEEKKGGK
- a CDS encoding 30S ribosomal protein S4; this encodes MGYPGKNRKTYETPKHPWQATRMASEVELVKRYGLRNKKEVWKAHSGLKKYRELARKLLAESTKGKLSGHVKTDSDNILNRLKRYSLLKTDGVLDDILSLDVTNFLERRLQTQVHKQGLANTIKQARQFIVHGHISVGGKKVTVPGYIVSAEEELRLDYYGNSPLSGESHPSRPTQVARAIVKEQAAPPQENIGTKNEPRMEV
- a CDS encoding 30S ribosomal protein S11, whose protein sequence is MATEKWGVAHIYSSFNNTLITVTDLTGAETIAKISGGMVTKAAREESSPYTAMQMATQIADKIRDKGVTGIHIKVRAPGGNMQRSPGPGAQAAIRAFARAGIKIGRIEDVTPIPHDGTKAKKGRRV
- a CDS encoding DNA-directed RNA polymerase subunit D, with protein sequence MIMDIDIIELSERKARFVLSGVSASIANALRRSILSEVPVLAIDDVNIYDNTSVLFDEQLTLRLGLIPLKADTKNYSFPEECSCKGQGCPICQVSLTLSAEGPKVVYAGDMVSTDPGVRPADTTIPIVELKEKHKVVVEAIARLGTGRKHVKWQAGIASGYKNMPVVTIGDCDGCGKCIEACPRDILKLNGEKVKVTDIIECSMCKLCEKACDANAIKVSYDPESFVMTFETSGSTAAVELVIDAAESIKKRAGQLGEILDTL